The proteins below are encoded in one region of Hordeum vulgare subsp. vulgare chromosome 3H, MorexV3_pseudomolecules_assembly, whole genome shotgun sequence:
- the LOC123443733 gene encoding chaperone protein dnaJ 49, which translates to MDGNKDDAVKALRIGKDALDAGDTARALKFLSKAKRLDPLLPIDHLLNPLLNKDDPSSSPASSSSSSAPHPPPPPPSRTAATAAEPIGADGLRERKQKGKKKDGEEGGGDAAGLRTYTEEQLEVVHQIKKHTRDYYKILGLEKDCTVEDVRKAYRKLSLKVHPDKNKAPGAEDAFKAVSKAFQCLSDAESRKRFDLVGSEEPPAYNRRAASTARSYNGFYEDDIDPDEIFRNFFFGGMAPATTRQFGQFGTFHFRTGGMHHAHGAQQGSGGSTVRMLVQLLPVLLLLLLNFLPSSEPVYSLSRSYPYEHKFQTQRGVTYYVKLPNFEDQYPHQSTERTTLERHVERDYYSIITQNCRVELQRRQWGLAYQTPHCDMLQKFEATAQ; encoded by the coding sequence ATGGATGGCAACAAGGACGACGCTGTCAAGGCCCTGCGCATCGGCAAGGACGCCCTCGACGCCGGGGATACCGCCCGCGCCCTCAAGTTTCTGTCTAAGGCCAAGCGGCTGGACCCCTTGCTCCCCATCGATCACCTCCTCAACCCGCTGCTCAACAAGGATGACCCGTCCTCCTCACCGgcctcgtcatcatcgtcatctgcCCCACATCCCCCACCGCCTCCGCCGTCGCGAACTGCAGCGACAGCAGCAGAACCAATCGGGGCTGACGGCTTGAGAGAAAGGAAGCAGAAgggcaagaagaaggatggggaggagggcggcggtgaTGCTGCTGGGTTGAGGACGTACACAGAGGAGCAGCTGGAGGTGGTCCACCAGATCAAGAAGCACACTAGGGATTATTACAAGATCCTGGGCCTCGAAAAGGACTGCACTGTCGAGGACGTGCGCAAGGCCTACCGCAAGCTCTCTCTCAAGGTGCACCCTGACAAGAACAAGGCCCCTGGTGCGGAGGACGCCTTTAAGGCTGTCTCCAAGGCCTTCCAGTGCCTCAGCGATGCAGAGAGCCGCAAGCGCTTCGATCTTGTTGGTTCTGAAGAGCCGCCGGCATACAACAGGAGGGCGGCATCCACTGCTCGTTCATACAATGGTTTCTACGAAGATGACATTGACCCGGATGAGATATTCAGGAACTTCTTCTTTGGTGGGATGGCTCCTGCCACCACCAGGCAGTTTGGGCAGTTTGGGACGTTTCATTTCAGGACTGGCGGGATGCATCATGCTCATGGTGCGCAGCAGGGTTCTGGTGGTTCAACTGTCCGTATGCTTGTCCAGCTGTTGCCTGTcctgctgcttctgttgctcaACTTCCTGCCATCCTCTGAGCCAGTCTACTCCCTATCCCGCTCCTACCCTTATGAGCACAAATTTCAAACCCAACGTGGAGTAACATACTATGTCAAGCTGCCTAATTTTGAGGATCAGTATCCACACCAGAGCACTGAGCGTACAACACTGGAGCGGCATGTTGAGAGGGATTACTACTCGATAATAACACAGAATTGTAGGGTTGAGCTGCAGCGTCGCCAATGGGGGCTAGCCTACCAGACACCACACTGTGATATGCTTCAGAAATTTGAGGCAACAGCACAGTAA